Proteins encoded within one genomic window of Cucumis sativus cultivar 9930 chromosome 3, Cucumber_9930_V3, whole genome shotgun sequence:
- the LOC101210887 gene encoding probable magnesium transporter NIPA2, which produces MGLSSDNIHGLILAVSSSIFIGSSFIIKKKGLMKAGASGTRAGSGGYSYLYEPMWWAGMISMIVGEVANFAAYAYAPAILVTPLGALSIIFSAVLAHFILEERLHIFGMLGCVLCVVGSTTIVLHAPQERNIESVKEVWVLATEPGFIVYLVIVLVLVVVLIVRYVPRYGQTHMVVYVGICSLMGSLTVMSVKAVGIALKLTFSGMNQFKYFETWVFTVIVTGGSILQVNYLNKALDTFNTAVVSPVYYVMFTSLTILASMIMFKDWDSQNASQIATELCGFVTILSGTFLLHKTRDMGSSPSSDVPIVVRSPKRPNSNTNSD; this is translated from the exons ATGGGATTATCTTCCGATAACATCCATGGCCTCATTCTTGCTGTCTCTTCCAGTATCTTCATAGGTAGTAGCTTCATTATCAAGAAGAAAGGTCTTATGAAAGCCGGTGCTTCTGGAACCAGAGCAG GTTCTGGAGGATATTCGTATTTGTATGAACCTATGTGGTGGGCTGGGATGATAAGTA TGATTGTTGGAGAAGTTGCTAATTTCGCTGCCTATGCTTATGCTCCTGCAATTCTCGTAACTCCTTTGGGAGCTTTAAGTATAATTTTCAg TGCAGTACTAGCTCATTTCATTTTAGAGGAAAGGCTACATATATTCGGCATGCTCGGATGTGTTCTGTGTGTGGTGGGATCAACAACTATTGTTTTGCATGCTCCTCAGGAGAGAAATATTGAATCTGTCAAGGAAGTTTGGGTGCTTGCTACGGAGCCAG GTTTTATAGTATACTTGGTGATAGTTTTGGTTCTAGTTGTTGTTCTGATTGTTCGATATGTGCCAAGATACGGACAAACCCACATGGTTGTTTACGTCGGAATTTGCTCTCTCATGGGTTCTCTAACG GTTATGAGCGTCAAAGCAGTAGGAATTGCACTTAAGCTCACATTTTCAGGGATGAATCAGTTTAAGTACTTTGAGACGTGGGTTTTTACCGTCATTGTGACTGGAGGTAGCATTTTACAAGTCAACTATTTAAACAAG GCTCTGGACACCTTTAACACTGCCGTAGTATCTCCAGTTTACTATGTGATGTTCACATCGCTCACCATCCTTGCCAGTATGATTATGTTTAAG GACTGGGATTCACAAAATGCATCACAAATTGCAACAGAACTATGCGGTTTTGTTACTATTCTTTCCGGAACTTTTCTCCTACATAAAACTAGGGATATGGGGAGTTCTCCATCCTCCGATGTCCCAATTGTCGTTAGGTCCCCGAAACGGCctaattcaaacacaaattctGACTAA
- the LOC101211137 gene encoding uncharacterized protein LOC101211137 translates to MMPESMEATPSVPPSLDLQAVRSELEELQRSLEENEESTTDSLGSEKLLRECALHLESRIQQVLSEYSNVDSFLGIDDLDAYVEHMKEELVAVEAESSKISNEIEVLKRTNIEDSNKLKMDLEVLKLSLDRFPSQDPEEATFNCSSMNGEDPMNVIVNRECNAFEVLELESQIEKNKKILKSLQEVDEIFKSLDVIEQVEGTIGGMKVIDVADNSIRLSLHTHIPNVEDFSTLQRLEGLIEKSELDHELIIEVLDGTMELKNAEIFPADVHLHDIINASKSISNSSLEWFVRKVQDRIVLCTLRRFAVKSANKSCHSFEYLDQDEMIMCSMIGGIDACIKVSQGWPLADSPLKLISLKSSDHYTKGVSLSLICKVEKMANSLDAHIRRNLSSFADAVEKILKEQMHLELQADSG, encoded by the exons ATGATGCCGGAATCGATGGAAGCTACACCGTCTGTACCTCCAAGCCTCGATCTCCAAGCAGTTCGCAG CGAGCTGGAAGAGCTGCAGAGATCTTTGGAGGAAAACGAAGAGTCTACGACGGATTCATTAGGTTCTGAGAAGTTACTGAGGGAGTGTGCTCTCCATCTCGAG AGCAGAATACAGCAGGTTCTGTCCGAATACTCTAACGTTGATAGTTTCTTGGGGATTGACGATCTAG ATGCATATGTCGAACATATGAAAGAGGAACTTGTCGCGGTGGAAGCTGAAAGCAGCAAAATATCCAATGAGATCGAGGTTCTTAAGAGAACCAATATAGAAG ATTCTAATAAATTGAAGATGGATCTTGAAGTATTGAAACTGTCGTTAGATCGTTTTCCTTCACAG GATCCTGAAGAGGCCACATTTAATTGCAGCTCTATGAATGGCGAAGATCCGATGAACGTGATAGTCAACCGTGAATGCAATGCATTTGAG GTTTTGGAACTTGAAAGTCAGATcgagaagaacaaaaaaattctaaaatcttTGCAGGAAGTAGATGAGATATTTAAAAG TTTGGATGTTATTGAGCAGGTTGAGGGCACAATTGGTGGTATGAAGGTCATTGACGTCGCTGATAATTCCATTAGATTGTCATTACATACACATATTCCAAACGTGGAAgatttttcaactttacaaAGACTTGAAGGTTTGATTGAGAAATCTGAATTGGATCACGAGTTGATAATAGAAGTTTTGGATGGGACAATGGAGTTAAAGAATGCTGAG ATCTTTCCTGCTGATGTCCACTTGCACGATATCATCAATGCTTCAAAGTCAATCAG CAATTCTTCATTGGAATGGTTTGTAAGAAAAGTACAAGATAGGATTGTTTTGTGTACTCTTAGGCGGTTTGCTGTGAAGAGTGCAAACAAATCATG TCATTCCTTTGAGTATTTGGATCAAGACGAAATGATAATGTGTAGTATGATTGGAGGGATTGATGCGTGTATTAAGGTGTCTCAAGGTTGGCCATTAGCCGATTCTCCTTTGAAACTTATTTCACTCAAGAGCTCAGATCATTATACAAAAGGAGTTTCTTTAAGCCTCATTTGCAAGGTGGAG AAAATGGCAAATTCCTTGGACGCTCATATTCGCCGAAATCTATCAAGCTTTGCAGACGCTGTTGAGAAAATATTGAAGGAGCAGATGCATTTAGAACTCCAAGCTGACAGTGGTTAA